One genomic region from Chloroherpetonaceae bacterium encodes:
- a CDS encoding MBL fold metallo-hydrolase, which translates to MKLTFIGAVQGVTGSSHLLEANGQKILLDCGLYQGRRAEAEARNRHFLFSPSELDMVILSHAHTDHSGNLPTLVKQGFRGKIFATPATRDLAAVMLQDTALLQERDAEFVTKKHRKKGLPPVEPLYTIEDAQATLEYFISLPFHKTFPIADGISLTFYHSGHILGSAISVLDIQEKGQKVRLAFTGDLGRPNTPILKEPEHCGEVHYLLTESTYGNRLHKPKDEVERILTDVVQRTYRSGGKILIPAFSVGRTQEILYYLSQLYHSGKIPSSMTIYLDSPLAQEVTNVYRYHPECFDEEMRRLIYEDRNPLEFEHITYVRSVEESKRLNTLQEPCIIIAGSGMAEGGRIVHHLANHISDPRTTVLIVGYMAENTLGRKILERQPTVNIFGEPYKLRAEVVVMNNFSAHADRAELLAYLAPYRTSQMRGLFLVHGEKEACEALRAGLYELGFERVEIPARGESFELE; encoded by the coding sequence ATGAAACTGACCTTCATTGGTGCAGTTCAGGGCGTCACAGGCTCTTCGCACCTGTTGGAAGCAAATGGCCAGAAAATTTTACTGGATTGCGGTCTCTATCAAGGGCGACGCGCTGAAGCAGAAGCACGCAACCGACATTTCCTGTTCTCGCCAAGTGAGCTGGATATGGTGATTCTCTCTCATGCACACACCGACCACAGTGGCAATCTTCCAACCCTTGTCAAACAAGGCTTTCGAGGGAAAATTTTTGCAACACCTGCCACGCGCGACTTAGCTGCCGTAATGCTTCAAGACACAGCCCTGCTGCAAGAAAGAGATGCGGAGTTTGTAACGAAAAAACACCGCAAAAAGGGCTTACCGCCTGTAGAACCGCTCTACACTATTGAAGATGCACAAGCGACGCTGGAATACTTTATCTCGCTACCCTTTCATAAAACTTTCCCGATTGCAGATGGCATTAGCCTGACCTTCTACCACTCTGGGCATATTCTGGGCTCGGCGATCAGCGTGCTGGACATTCAGGAGAAAGGGCAGAAGGTCCGCTTGGCATTTACGGGTGACTTGGGCAGACCAAATACGCCCATTCTCAAAGAGCCGGAACACTGCGGTGAGGTGCATTACCTGCTGACAGAAAGCACATACGGCAATCGATTGCACAAGCCGAAAGATGAAGTGGAGCGCATTTTAACCGACGTGGTGCAACGCACTTATCGAAGTGGAGGAAAAATTTTGATTCCAGCTTTCAGCGTGGGACGAACGCAAGAAATTCTCTACTACCTCAGTCAGCTTTACCACTCAGGTAAAATACCCAGCAGTATGACGATTTATTTGGATAGTCCACTGGCGCAAGAAGTAACAAACGTCTATCGCTATCATCCTGAGTGCTTTGACGAAGAAATGCGGCGGTTGATTTACGAAGATCGAAACCCACTTGAGTTTGAGCATATCACATATGTGCGCTCAGTCGAAGAGTCGAAGCGGCTCAACACGTTGCAAGAGCCTTGCATTATTATTGCTGGTTCGGGTATGGCAGAAGGAGGGCGCATTGTGCACCACCTTGCAAACCATATTTCTGACCCAAGAACAACGGTGCTGATTGTGGGCTATATGGCAGAGAACACATTAGGGCGAAAAATTTTGGAGCGTCAGCCGACCGTCAACATCTTTGGTGAGCCATATAAGCTGCGGGCAGAAGTGGTCGTGATGAATAATTTCTCTGCACATGCTGATAGGGCAGAACTCTTAGCCTACTTGGCTCCCTATCGCACAAGCCAAATGAGGGGGCTATTTCTTGTGCATGGCGAAAAAGAAGCCTGCGAAGCCCTGCGGGCAGGGCTGTATGAATTAGGGTTTGAGCGCGTGGAAATCCCTGCACGGGGCGAAAGTTTTGAGTTAGAGTAA
- a CDS encoding ATP-binding protein: MTKNTATENAPEAVKIGHYGELVLYAIAFLLLVTSIFVINYVLAQRSEEDAKQVALATQSAREWQRAEKSLRDMHLRFFMLTQYDTAFKEFATSIRQFDELQRALREGGPATLFGTAVAVKPIEEEKAVQAWGNIDHLWQPHREKFLKLAAASADRIDTLLLEQCVETMVKESDAILNANQRFITTLGEVSNERIARLQTLQVSALLLSLGVFFAMAVRLTISLRKRDRIIQQSTDEILRQRNQLASEKERVEKLLSDLKSTQAQLIQSEKMASLGQMVAGIAHEVNTPLGFVTNNLSVIERNVGILERALREYQKMEKMLREGELAELEAQLENIRSMVLRIEELSLVERTRRTISESNIGLQRIQELVTNLRNFSRLDEATCKLVNLAESIDSALMIATNMVKHKAEVIKNYAPNLMVECYPAQLNQVFLNLITNATQAIEKFGKITITTLTEGDKAIIKIADTGIGIPEENLKKIFEPFFTTKPVGQGTGLGLSIVYKIIEQHHGTIQVASEVGRGTEFTITLPLRQTRRSNVVAEQKENIAS; encoded by the coding sequence ATGACAAAAAACACAGCGACTGAAAACGCGCCAGAAGCGGTAAAAATTGGGCATTACGGCGAACTGGTGCTGTATGCGATTGCCTTCTTGCTGCTGGTCACTTCTATCTTTGTGATCAACTATGTGCTGGCACAGCGCAGTGAAGAAGATGCCAAACAGGTTGCACTAGCGACGCAAAGCGCACGTGAGTGGCAGCGCGCGGAAAAAAGCTTGCGCGATATGCACCTGAGATTTTTTATGCTAACGCAATACGATACAGCCTTCAAAGAGTTTGCAACGTCTATCCGACAATTTGACGAGTTGCAGCGAGCACTCAGAGAAGGTGGCCCTGCCACATTGTTCGGGACAGCTGTAGCAGTCAAACCAATTGAAGAAGAAAAAGCAGTGCAAGCGTGGGGCAACATTGACCATCTCTGGCAACCACACCGAGAGAAGTTTCTCAAACTGGCGGCTGCAAGCGCTGACCGTATTGATACACTGCTGCTGGAGCAATGTGTGGAGACAATGGTAAAAGAAAGTGATGCTATTCTCAATGCAAACCAGCGCTTTATTACGACATTGGGTGAAGTGTCAAATGAGCGCATTGCACGCTTGCAAACCTTGCAGGTCTCAGCGCTCCTACTGAGCTTAGGTGTGTTTTTTGCAATGGCAGTTCGGCTGACCATCTCGCTGCGCAAGCGCGATAGAATCATTCAACAGAGTACCGATGAAATTCTGCGTCAGCGCAATCAGTTAGCAAGCGAAAAAGAGCGTGTCGAAAAGCTGCTGAGCGACCTGAAAAGCACGCAGGCGCAGCTCATTCAGTCGGAGAAGATGGCATCGCTGGGTCAAATGGTTGCAGGCATTGCACACGAGGTCAATACGCCACTTGGGTTTGTAACCAATAACCTTAGCGTCATTGAGCGCAATGTGGGCATTTTGGAGCGTGCACTCAGAGAGTATCAAAAAATGGAAAAAATGCTGCGCGAAGGCGAGCTGGCTGAGTTAGAAGCACAGCTGGAAAATATCCGTAGCATGGTCTTGCGCATTGAAGAGCTTTCACTGGTAGAACGCACGCGCCGAACTATTAGTGAATCCAACATCGGCTTGCAGCGCATTCAAGAACTGGTAACCAACTTGCGCAACTTCTCTCGCCTTGATGAAGCAACCTGCAAGTTGGTAAATCTGGCAGAGAGCATTGATTCAGCCTTGATGATCGCGACAAATATGGTAAAACACAAAGCTGAGGTCATCAAAAACTATGCACCGAACTTGATGGTTGAATGCTATCCAGCACAGCTCAATCAGGTATTTCTGAACCTTATTACCAATGCGACGCAAGCAATTGAAAAATTTGGTAAAATTACCATCACGACGCTGACCGAAGGCGATAAAGCCATCATCAAAATCGCAGACACAGGCATCGGGATTCCAGAGGAGAACTTGAAAAAAATTTTTGAGCCATTTTTTACTACAAAGCCAGTAGGTCAAGGGACAGGGCTTGGGCTGTCCATTGTCTATAAAATCATTGAGCAGCATCACGGCACTATTCAGGTCGCAAGTGAAGTCGGTAGAGGCACAGAGTTTACGATTACGCTGCCGCTGCGGCAAACAAGGCGCAGCAATGTGGTTGCAGAGCAAAAGGAAAACATCGCTTCGTAA
- the priA gene encoding primosomal protein N', which yields MAHANAQYAFVYVEHSLTDYAYPYLIPPEFLGAVQVGSRVLVRFRRRGSAPAERLGFVSSLASELETPLPTGNEILDVFDNGEPALSPELMQLALWMADYYIAYPIEAIYAVLPSVMRIRPKETVVLREELELLPSDEKIIKTELRRSIMKLLHQEKKLTTLQLQRRLGTKHLRLALSELERGGLIEIKKTFAQKAKPKLKTAYRLAKPLTELELLSVLNSLRRSKKQEEALQKFIQLNKPIAFAEEIGASSATMNALVEKGILACEKVTLSREFLESFSETKKEIRFTDEQAKVVRRLTTAIEQGRFQTFLLHGVTGSGKTWMYIEAIRKALEQGKSAIVLVPEISLTPQTASRFRSHFGNEVRVLHSAMSDGEKFDAWQSLKHGRAKIALGPRSAIFAPLPNLGVVIVDEEHESSYKQCDQSPRYHARDVAVMRARFENAVCILGSATPSVESFYNAHIGKYELLSLTKRADKATMPDIKLIHIARAKKVSPSLSETLYQEICRRLEKNEQVILFQNRRGYASSIYCESCGWIQMCSECSVPMVFHLQENHLRCHYCGKTKEMISHCRRCGSDKLSFRSGGTERVELELQQLFPNERILRMDLDTTSRKDAHAKILREFAEGKARILLGTQMVAKGLDFPNVTLVGALAADIGLALPDFRAGERLYALLLQVAGRAGRAGKKGEVYLQVYNVQSDIFKLLLQQDYVRFFGYETTYRQQTAYPPFSRLVKIGFSGKNQSDVQAAANDFAQMLQALLDAEQFDLLGPAPAVIAKLKGQFRYQILIKQKRGARLTKPVLRQVQLHFRKKWNSTVRLEVDVDPQNMM from the coding sequence ATGGCGCACGCAAATGCCCAATATGCGTTCGTGTATGTCGAACATTCGCTCACCGATTATGCATACCCCTACTTGATTCCACCAGAATTTTTAGGAGCAGTTCAAGTAGGAAGCCGTGTGTTGGTGCGGTTTCGCCGACGAGGCAGCGCTCCTGCAGAGCGATTGGGCTTTGTGTCATCGCTGGCAAGTGAGTTGGAAACCCCTCTGCCAACAGGCAACGAGATTCTTGATGTCTTCGACAATGGCGAACCAGCCCTGTCGCCAGAACTAATGCAACTGGCGCTCTGGATGGCAGATTACTACATCGCTTACCCAATTGAGGCAATTTACGCCGTGCTGCCTTCTGTAATGCGAATCCGCCCCAAAGAAACTGTTGTGCTGCGCGAGGAGCTCGAGCTGCTTCCGTCCGATGAGAAAATCATCAAGACAGAGCTGCGGCGCAGCATTATGAAACTGCTGCATCAAGAAAAGAAGCTGACCACACTGCAGTTGCAACGGCGCTTGGGGACGAAGCATTTAAGGCTAGCACTCTCTGAACTTGAACGAGGAGGACTGATTGAAATCAAAAAAACGTTTGCGCAGAAAGCAAAGCCAAAACTCAAAACAGCATATCGCCTTGCAAAACCGCTCACTGAGTTAGAGCTACTGTCTGTGCTGAATTCGCTCAGGCGCTCCAAAAAGCAAGAAGAAGCGCTGCAAAAGTTCATTCAACTAAATAAGCCAATTGCCTTTGCAGAAGAAATCGGGGCAAGCAGTGCTACGATGAATGCACTGGTGGAGAAAGGCATTTTGGCGTGTGAGAAGGTAACACTCAGCCGAGAGTTTTTGGAGTCGTTTTCTGAGACGAAAAAAGAAATCCGTTTCACTGATGAGCAAGCAAAGGTGGTTCGCCGCTTGACCACTGCAATTGAGCAAGGGCGATTCCAGACCTTTCTTTTGCACGGTGTAACAGGCAGCGGCAAGACTTGGATGTATATTGAAGCGATTCGTAAAGCCTTAGAACAAGGCAAGAGCGCAATTGTCCTTGTGCCTGAAATTTCACTCACCCCGCAGACGGCATCACGCTTTCGTAGCCACTTCGGCAATGAAGTGCGTGTGCTGCATAGTGCGATGTCCGATGGCGAAAAGTTTGATGCATGGCAGAGTCTGAAACACGGTCGTGCGAAAATTGCACTGGGGCCGCGCTCAGCCATTTTTGCACCCTTGCCAAACTTAGGCGTAGTGATTGTCGATGAAGAGCACGAGTCTTCATACAAGCAATGCGACCAATCGCCACGCTACCACGCTCGAGATGTGGCAGTTATGCGAGCGCGATTCGAAAATGCAGTATGTATTCTTGGCTCAGCCACACCATCCGTAGAGTCATTCTACAATGCGCACATCGGCAAGTATGAGCTGCTCTCGCTAACTAAACGCGCCGATAAGGCTACAATGCCCGACATCAAGCTCATTCACATTGCACGGGCAAAAAAAGTCTCACCCTCGCTATCTGAGACACTCTACCAAGAGATTTGCAGGCGTCTGGAAAAAAATGAGCAGGTCATTTTGTTCCAAAATCGGCGCGGTTACGCCAGCAGCATTTATTGTGAAAGTTGCGGCTGGATTCAGATGTGTAGTGAGTGCAGCGTGCCAATGGTCTTTCACCTGCAGGAAAATCACTTGCGCTGCCACTACTGTGGCAAAACCAAAGAAATGATTTCGCACTGTCGGCGCTGCGGCTCAGACAAACTCTCTTTTCGCTCAGGCGGCACGGAGCGAGTGGAGTTGGAGCTGCAGCAGCTTTTTCCAAACGAGCGCATTTTGCGAATGGATTTGGACACAACTTCACGCAAAGATGCCCACGCCAAAATTTTGCGAGAGTTTGCAGAAGGCAAAGCTCGCATTCTGCTGGGCACGCAAATGGTGGCCAAAGGCTTGGATTTCCCGAATGTAACACTGGTAGGAGCGCTGGCAGCCGACATTGGACTGGCACTGCCTGATTTCCGAGCAGGGGAGCGGCTTTATGCGCTGCTTCTGCAAGTAGCAGGGCGAGCAGGACGTGCAGGAAAGAAAGGAGAAGTGTATTTGCAGGTCTACAACGTGCAGAGCGATATCTTCAAGCTGCTCTTGCAGCAAGACTATGTGCGCTTTTTCGGCTATGAGACAACCTACCGCCAGCAAACCGCCTATCCGCCTTTTTCAAGACTAGTAAAGATTGGGTTCTCGGGCAAAAATCAGTCTGATGTGCAAGCGGCAGCAAACGATTTTGCTCAGATGCTGCAAGCGCTGTTAGATGCAGAGCAGTTTGACCTCTTAGGACCTGCGCCCGCAGTCATTGCAAAGCTCAAAGGACAATTTCGCTACCAGATTCTGATCAAGCAAAAGCGAGGGGCACGGCTCACAAAGCCGGTGCTGCGGCAAGTGCAACTCCACTTTCGCAAAAAGTGGAACAGCACTGTGCGATTAGAAGTCGATGTCGATCCGCAAAATATGATGTAG
- a CDS encoding S41 family peptidase, whose product MGRFSLGILIVGVLIFGILVGTQIKTSISSDNLYEQQRKFSQAFLFVSKYYVDDVDTQKLTEGAIEGMLERLDPHSAYLSAEQNRRSKEEFQGNFEGIGIEFDVLNDTLFVVAPVIGGPSDKLGIQSGDKIVEIDDSSAIGITREGVIKRLRGPKGTKVKVKIIRPGEKEPLYFVITRDKIPTYSVGVSMMLRDDIGYIYIDRFVQTTHDEFVEALKELKAKGMKKLILDLRQNPGGYLDQAIKVSDELLGGVQKIVYTKGRSAPEENAFSKPGDLFEKEPLIILVNRASASASEIVAGAVQDHDRGLIVGETTFGKGLVQRPFDLPDGSQIRVTIARYYTPSGRSIQRPYDGGRRGREEYYAEIQERGWNELGINSPDPEVKRKAQELRGRNEPIEASMFIKPDSIHKPYKTDKGRIVLGGGGIMPDYFIWPDTVTRYYRQLRSARIFDEFAQHYIEQNPAFKKKYEHNFEKFRKEFEVSSEMMKQLIALAAKKNIPFVEADYNRDERYLKNAVKGNLARQIWGSKYERMIFADEDNIVQEAIKLFPKAEALAKLGTAK is encoded by the coding sequence ATGGGACGTTTCTCATTAGGCATACTTATCGTTGGAGTCTTGATTTTTGGTATTCTGGTCGGCACACAAATCAAGACCAGCATCTCGAGCGACAATCTCTATGAACAGCAGCGCAAATTCTCGCAAGCTTTTCTGTTTGTCTCCAAATACTACGTAGATGATGTGGATACGCAGAAACTCACCGAAGGCGCAATTGAAGGAATGCTGGAGCGCTTAGACCCGCATTCTGCCTATCTGTCGGCAGAGCAAAATCGTCGTTCAAAGGAGGAATTTCAAGGCAATTTTGAGGGAATTGGTATTGAGTTCGATGTGCTCAACGACACACTCTTTGTGGTGGCGCCAGTTATCGGTGGGCCGAGCGATAAGCTGGGCATTCAGTCAGGTGATAAAATCGTGGAAATTGATGACTCCTCAGCAATTGGCATCACGCGAGAAGGTGTCATCAAGCGTTTGCGAGGACCGAAAGGCACAAAAGTAAAGGTAAAAATCATTCGCCCAGGTGAAAAAGAGCCGCTGTATTTTGTCATTACGCGCGATAAGATTCCGACCTACAGCGTCGGGGTCTCAATGATGCTGCGCGACGACATTGGCTATATCTACATTGACCGCTTTGTGCAAACCACGCATGACGAGTTTGTCGAAGCCCTCAAGGAGCTAAAAGCCAAAGGAATGAAGAAACTCATCTTAGACTTGCGCCAGAATCCAGGCGGATACTTGGATCAGGCTATCAAGGTCTCGGATGAACTTTTGGGAGGGGTGCAGAAGATTGTCTATACAAAAGGGCGCAGTGCACCAGAGGAAAATGCATTCTCCAAGCCGGGGGACTTGTTTGAAAAAGAGCCGCTAATCATTTTGGTCAATCGGGCCAGCGCCTCTGCGTCGGAAATTGTGGCTGGCGCAGTGCAAGACCACGACCGAGGCTTGATTGTAGGCGAGACGACCTTCGGGAAGGGCTTGGTACAACGCCCCTTTGACTTGCCGGATGGCTCACAGATTCGCGTAACCATTGCACGCTACTACACGCCTTCAGGGCGCTCTATCCAGCGACCCTATGACGGGGGCAGACGCGGGAGAGAAGAATATTACGCAGAAATTCAAGAAAGAGGCTGGAACGAACTAGGCATCAATAGCCCTGACCCTGAGGTCAAAAGAAAAGCACAAGAGCTGCGTGGACGCAACGAACCCATTGAAGCCAGCATGTTCATCAAGCCTGATTCCATTCATAAGCCTTATAAGACGGACAAAGGGCGTATTGTGCTAGGAGGGGGAGGTATTATGCCCGATTACTTCATCTGGCCCGACACGGTAACGCGCTACTACCGTCAGTTACGCTCTGCGCGCATTTTTGATGAATTTGCACAGCATTACATTGAGCAAAACCCTGCTTTCAAGAAAAAGTATGAGCACAACTTTGAAAAGTTCAGAAAGGAGTTTGAGGTCAGCTCAGAGATGATGAAGCAGCTGATTGCACTGGCAGCGAAGAAAAATATCCCCTTCGTCGAAGCCGACTACAACCGTGATGAGCGCTATCTGAAAAATGCGGTGAAAGGCAACTTAGCACGCCAAATCTGGGGCTCTAAGTATGAACGAATGATTTTTGCCGACGAAGACAACATCGTGCAAGAAGCTATCAAGCTCTTCCCAAAAGCAGAAGCACTGGCAAAGCTGGGAACTGCAAAGTGA
- a CDS encoding response regulator, protein MKELSHILVVDDEPLMLNSLRDLLDFDYKVHTAQNGFEALEILRQHPIKVIISDERMPEMPGHELLRQAKTISPDTIRVLLTGYADLESVIKSVNAGEIFRYLNKPCRPEMLQSVVRLGVQIYDRITALRTSAVGVTKMPVAPVSAPPKPSVRPSVLFIGYSKEEIAHLVSKLEDIYEILAADTVEEAFQIFSKKEISVIVSELQLGEYDGVDFLQTLKQERPQAIIIILTDAVDVKLIVRAVNELNVFKYIPKPTTEEQLERALREATAKSSEYLHYHPESAATNKPAGQTVPKEQATEQKEKASSLKSNLQAAHSLLKKN, encoded by the coding sequence ATGAAGGAACTCTCGCACATCTTGGTGGTCGACGATGAGCCGCTGATGCTCAATTCGTTGCGCGACCTGCTGGACTTTGACTACAAGGTGCACACCGCCCAAAACGGATTTGAAGCACTGGAAATTCTGCGCCAGCACCCTATTAAGGTCATTATCAGCGATGAACGTATGCCAGAGATGCCCGGGCATGAGCTATTGCGTCAAGCAAAGACAATTAGCCCTGATACGATTCGTGTGTTACTAACAGGCTATGCGGATTTGGAGAGCGTAATTAAGTCCGTCAACGCAGGTGAGATTTTCCGCTACCTCAACAAGCCTTGCCGTCCTGAAATGCTGCAAAGTGTGGTGCGCTTAGGCGTGCAAATTTACGACCGAATCACTGCGCTGAGGACATCAGCAGTGGGTGTAACAAAGATGCCTGTTGCGCCAGTCAGTGCGCCACCCAAGCCATCAGTAAGACCGAGTGTGCTTTTCATCGGATACAGCAAGGAAGAGATTGCGCATCTGGTTAGCAAGCTCGAAGACATTTACGAAATTTTAGCGGCAGATACGGTCGAAGAGGCCTTTCAAATTTTCTCCAAGAAAGAAATCTCCGTGATTGTAAGCGAGCTGCAGCTGGGCGAGTATGATGGGGTAGATTTCCTGCAAACCTTGAAGCAAGAAAGACCACAAGCGATTATCATTATTCTGACCGATGCGGTAGATGTCAAGCTCATTGTGCGAGCGGTCAATGAACTGAATGTCTTCAAGTATATTCCAAAGCCGACGACAGAGGAACAGCTCGAGCGTGCGCTGAGAGAAGCTACCGCAAAGAGCAGTGAATACCTTCACTATCATCCAGAAAGCGCTGCTACAAATAAGCCAGCAGGACAAACAGTGCCAAAAGAGCAAGCCACCGAACAAAAGGAGAAGGCCAGCTCACTTAAAAGCAATCTGCAGGCAGCGCACTCTTTGCTGAAGAAAAATTAA
- the upp gene encoding uracil phosphoribosyltransferase gives MKLTVFEHSLLKCELTVLRNKHTSEELFRSALERLAEIMAIEIFEKLPLEPVHIETPLEPTVGYRLKEKFLIAPVLRAGLGMQNGFLKFLPNATVSHIGVSRDHTTHQPHFYYSNIPENISELHCFVLDPMLATGGSATMAVSLLKEKGARNLSLVSVVAAPEGVRHFSQHHPEVPIYAATLDRELNDKKYILPGLGDAGDRLFGT, from the coding sequence ATGAAACTCACTGTCTTTGAACATTCGCTTCTGAAGTGTGAGCTAACCGTGCTACGCAATAAGCACACCTCAGAAGAGCTGTTCCGTTCAGCCTTAGAGCGGCTGGCAGAAATTATGGCGATTGAAATCTTTGAGAAGTTGCCGCTTGAGCCAGTGCATATTGAAACACCCCTTGAACCGACGGTGGGCTACCGCCTGAAAGAAAAGTTTCTGATTGCGCCAGTGTTGCGAGCGGGACTAGGTATGCAAAATGGATTTCTGAAATTTTTACCAAACGCCACTGTCTCACACATTGGGGTTTCGCGTGACCACACTACACATCAGCCGCACTTTTACTACTCGAACATTCCTGAGAATATCTCTGAGCTACATTGCTTTGTCTTAGACCCGATGCTGGCGACAGGGGGAAGTGCCACAATGGCTGTGAGTTTGCTCAAAGAAAAAGGTGCAAGAAACCTGTCGCTGGTCTCGGTAGTGGCTGCGCCAGAGGGGGTGCGACATTTCAGCCAGCATCACCCAGAAGTGCCAATTTATGCAGCAACATTAGACAGAGAGCTGAACGACAAAAAATACATCTTGCCCGGCCTAGGCGATGCAGGCGATAGGCTATTCGGCACATAG
- the pyrE gene encoding orotate phosphoribosyltransferase — translation MGLSQEELLALFKSTGALLEGHFLLSSGLHSPHYFQCAKVLQYPRYLMMLCEPIAAHFAHSNIDVVISPALGGIVVGTEVGRQLNVRTIFAERENGVMTLRRGFEIQPGERCLVVEDVVTTGGSVREVIRIIQDRGGVVAGVGFIVDRSNGKVQLADDQFSLLKLDVVAYPPDQVPPELAKIPLTKPGSRPQPSSAA, via the coding sequence ATGGGACTCAGTCAGGAAGAACTGCTTGCGCTTTTCAAATCCACTGGTGCTTTGCTCGAGGGACACTTTCTCCTCTCGTCAGGGCTGCACAGTCCGCATTACTTCCAATGTGCGAAGGTCTTGCAGTATCCGCGCTACCTAATGATGCTATGTGAGCCTATTGCGGCACATTTTGCTCATTCCAACATCGATGTTGTCATTTCTCCTGCCTTAGGTGGTATTGTGGTAGGCACGGAAGTCGGTCGCCAGCTCAATGTGCGCACAATCTTTGCCGAGCGTGAAAATGGTGTCATGACGCTGCGTCGTGGGTTCGAAATTCAGCCCGGTGAGCGCTGCCTCGTGGTTGAAGACGTGGTGACGACAGGTGGCTCTGTTAGAGAAGTTATCAGGATTATTCAAGACAGGGGTGGCGTAGTGGCAGGCGTTGGTTTCATCGTTGACCGCAGCAATGGCAAGGTGCAACTGGCCGATGACCAATTTTCACTCTTGAAGTTAGATGTAGTGGCTTACCCACCCGACCAAGTTCCCCCTGAGCTTGCGAAAATTCCTCTTACCAAGCCTGGTAGTCGTCCGCAGCCGTCAAGTGCCGCATAA